A DNA window from Fragaria vesca subsp. vesca linkage group LG3, FraVesHawaii_1.0, whole genome shotgun sequence contains the following coding sequences:
- the LOC101296842 gene encoding copper-transporting ATPase RAN1-like translates to MAPSLRDLQLTQLSKSSAGDGDDGDHEGVRLLDSYEKSGEGVEEEGTRRVQVRVTGMTCAACSNSVEGALRSVNGVLTASVALLQNRADVVFDLRLVKDEDIKNAIEDAGFEAEVIPDPSTNGVKQQGTLTGQFSIGGMTCAACVNSVEGILKGLPGVKRAVVALATSLGEVEYDPTVISKDDIVNAIEDAGFEGSLVQSSQQDKIILGVAGMFNEIDAQVLEAIICNLKGVRHFRLDRISRELEILFDPEVVTSRSLVDGIEGASNGKFKLQVANPYTRMTCKDADEAANMFRLFISSLVLSVPVFLIRVVCPHIPLLYSLLLWRCGPFEMGDWLKWALVSVVQFVIGKRFYIAAARALRNGSTNMDVLVALGTSASYFYSVCALLYGAVTGFWSPTYFETSAMLITFVLLGKYLECLAKGKTSDAIKKLIELAPATALLLVKDKGGRYVGEREIDALLIQPGDTLKVLPGTKVPADGMVVWGSSYVNESMVTGEAIPVLKEVNSLVIGGTINLHGALHIQVTKVGSDTVLHQIINLVETAQMSKAPIQKFADFVASIFVPTVVALSLLTFLGWYAAGAFGAYPEQWLPENGNHFVFALMFSISVVVIACPCALGLATPTAVMVATGVGANNGVLIKGGDALERAQKINYVIFDKTGTLTQGKATVTAVKVFTGMDRGDFLKLVASAEASSEHPLGKAIVEYARHFHFFDEPSATNATNQSKEPVISEWLFDVSDFFALPGRGIQCLIDGKLILVGNRKLMTESGIDIPTDVENFVVELEESAKTGILVAYEGNLVGVLGVADPLKREAAIVIEGLVKMGVRPVMVTGDNWRTAQAVAKEVGIKDVRAEVMPAGKADVVRSFQKDGSIVAMVGDGINDSPALAASDVGMAIGAGTDIAIEAAHYVLMRNNLEDVITAIDLSRKTFTRIRLNYVFAMAYNVIAIPIAAGVFFPSLGIMLPPWVAGACMAMSSVSVVCSSLLLRRYRKPRLTAILEIVVE, encoded by the exons GATGAAGACATAAAAAATGCAATTGAAGATGCTGGGTTTGAGGCAGAGGTTATACCTGATCCCAGTACAAATGGAGTGAAGCAGCAGGGGACCCTGACGGGTCAGTTTTCGATAGGAGGTATGACATGTGCAGCTTGTGTGAACTCTGTTGAAGGTATTCTGAAAGGGCTTCCTGGGGTCAAAAGAGCTGTAGTAGCTTTAGCTACTTCACTAGGAGAAGTGGAGTATGATCCTACTGTAATTAGTAAAGATGACATAGTGAATGCCATTGAAGATGCTGGTTTTGAAGGATCGCTTGTACAGAGTAGTCAGCAGGATAAAATTATACTGGGAGTTGCTGGCATGTTCAATGAGATAGATGCACAGGTTTTAGAAGCCATAATCTGCAACTTAAAAGGGGTTAGACATTTTCGTCTCGACAGGATTTCAAGAGAACTTGAAATTCTCTTTGATCCTGAAGTTGTCACGTCTAGATCCTTGGTTGATGGGATTGAGGGGGCTAGCAATGGGAAGTTCAAACTCCAAGTAGCAAACCCTTATACAAGAATGACCTGCAAAGATGCTGATGAAGCCGCAAATATGTTTCGGCTTTTCATCTCCAGCCTTGTTCTCAGT GTTCCTGTCTTTCTCATTCGAGTAGTTTGTCCTCACATTCCACTTCTGTATTCATTATTGCTCTGGAGATGTGGCCCCTTTGAAATGGGTGATTGGTTGAAGTGGGCATTGGTGAGTGTTGTTCAATTTGTTATTGGGAAGCGCTTCTACATTGCAGCTGCAAGAGCTCTACGAAATGGTTCCACTAACATGGATGTTCTGGTTGCCCTGGGAACTTCGGCCTCTTACTTTTACTCTGTTTGTGCACTCCTATATGGTGCAGTCACTGGATTTTGGTCTCCCACATACTTTGAAACAAGTGCCATGCTAATAACATTCGTACTGTTGGGTAAGTATCTGGAATGTCTTGCAAAAGGAAAGACATCAGATGCTATCAAGAAGTTGATAGAACTTGCTCCAGCTACAGCTTTATTGCTTGTCAAAGATAAAG GTGGGAGATATGTTGGGGAGAGGGAAATTGATGCTCTGTTAATTCAGCCTGGAGATACATTAAAAGTTCTTCCTGGTACAAAAGTTCCTGCTGATGGTATGGTTGTGTGGGGCTCAAGTTACGTAAATGAGAGTATGGTAACTGGTGAAGCTATACCTGTTTTAAAGGAAGTCAACTCATTGGTTATTGGAGGAACAATAAATTTACATGGTGCGCTTCACATTCAAGTTACAAAAGTCGGATCTGATACAGTTTTACATCAGATAATTAATTTGGTGGAGACTGCTCAAATGTCCAAAGCTCCTATTCAGAAATTTGCTGATTTT GTTGCAAGCATTTTTGTTCCTACTGTAGTTGCATTGTCATTGCTGACGTTTTTGGGCTG GTATGCCGCTGGAGCCTTTGGAGCTTACCCAGAACAGTGGCTCCCCGAAAATGGAAATCACTTTGTTTTTGCCCTTATGTTTTCCATATCAGTTGTGGTCATTGCATGCCCCTGTGCACTTGGCTTGGCAACACCAACTGCTGTCATGGTTGCGACAGGGGTTGGTGCTAATAATGGTGTGCTGATAAAAGGAGGAGATGCTCTGGAAAGAGCTCAAAAGATTAATTACGTCATATTTGATAAAACAGGCACTCTAACCCAAGGAAAGGCTACAGTTACTGCTGTAAAAGTTTTCACAGGAATGGATCGTGGAGATTTTCTCAAATTGGTGGCTTCTGCAGAG GCTAGCAGTGAACACCCACTGGGGAAAGCAATAGTTGAATATGCACGCCATTTCCACTTCTTTGATGAACCTTCTGCAACCAATGCAACAAATCAAAGCAAGGAGCCCGTGATCTCTGAATGGCTTTTCGATGTCTCAGATTTCTTTGCTTTGCCTGGTAGAGGCATCCAGTGCTTAATAGATGGAAAACTTATTCTG GTTGGTAATAGAAAATTGATGACTGAAAGTGGAATCGACATTCCAACTGATGTTGAGAACTTTGTAGTAGAGCTGGAAGAAAGTGCAAAGACAGGCATACTCGTCGCATATGAAGGCAATTTGGTTGGAGTATTGGGGGTTGCTGACCCACTAAAAAGAGAGGCTGCCATAGTCATAGAGGGACTTGTTAAGATGGGTGTCAGACCAGTCATGGTTACAGGAGATAACTGGAGGACAGCACAAGCTGTTGCTAAGGAG GTTGGCATTAAAGATGTGCGAGCAGAGGTAATGCCGGCTGGAAAAGCAGATGTCGTACGCTCATTCCAAAAAGATGGAAGCATAGTTGCAATGGTTGGTGATGGAATCAATGACTCTCCTGCCCTAGCCGCTTCTGATGTCGGTATGGCAATAGGGGCAGGGACAGATATTGCAATTGAAGCAGCTCACTATGTATTGATGAGAAATAACTTGGAAGATGTGATCACAGCCATTGATCTCTCAAGAAAGACCTTCACTCGTATTCGATTGAATTATGTGTTTGCCATGGCCTACAATGTCATCGCAATACCTATTGCGGCAGGGGTTTTCTTTCCCTCACTGGGGATCATGTTGCCGCCATGGGTAGCCGGTGCATGCATGGCTATGTCATCTGTTAGTGTTGTATGCTCCTCTTTGCTCCTAAGAAGATACAGAAAACCCCGACTTACCGCTATACTGGAAATAGTTGTAGAGTAG